From the Bacillus sp. FJAT-22090 genome, the window AATGATGAAAGTTTTGCAAGTTTAGATTCGTCATGTCCAAATAAATCATCAACCTTTATAATTTCTTCAGACTCTGTGTTTAAATGAATCGTTTTAAAATTTGTATAACCATTCGCACCCCCTAAATACGTTCCTGTAATCATTACAAACGAATAAGACCCTGATGTATGTGGAAATGTTTCAAACGCGATGTTCAATTCTCCGGGAGTCTTACTACCGATCCGTTTATTTTCTTGCATGGCGATTAAATAAGTATCAAGTTGTTCATCTATGTATTTTTTAATCTGTACATTAAATGATTCTACTTTGCTTTGTGGATATTGTATTGAGTAAGGAGAATATTCGTCATTTGATACCTCCGTTTTAATAAGTATTCCAGGAAAAGCCGATTCTTCTTTTGTTATTTCAGGGGCATTTCTGTTGTTGGTGGTTTGTTTTGCATTGCTCTTTGTTGAGTAACTGAGGAAGATGAGGCTTATACTCAGAAGAGCAATTATACCGATACAGGCAACATCAATCCAAGGTCCCCGTTGTTTGTTACGGGATTTGGTCATAAGCTGGGATTCTCCTTTCTTTCATTATCTGTAATTCTGTTATAGTGGTATCTCGTTTTTACGTTTCGCGAATACGTATCATACTATTAGACGCTTGGATTGATAAAAAAGTTTGCTATAAAAATAACTTCTAGAAAATTAATGTTCAGTTTTCATATTTATTTCATCTCAAGAACGTAGTCTATCAGAATTTTTACTGATAACTAAACTTTCGTAGAGTGAAAGTAGACTGTAAATCTTTTAATAATATTTGCTTTGATTAGTCCTTGACGAGGAGTTTAGCATTCCATTTCTGCTCTTTCATATAGGTCATTCCACATAATACTCCTTTCATATCCGGAACTAATTAACAGAAATTAATTCAAACTAATTGTTGTCTAATACAGCTTAAAAACAAAAAGTGTATTGAAGAAAGTGTCTTTTCCCCGTTACTAAAGAGGGGATACCTCTGGCAAAACGAAACATTTTTATGCTTTCTACAACTTCTTCTTTTATTGGAACAAAGCGACGTTTATTTCTCTTCCCAATAATATTCAGGGTATACCAACCTAAAATAGTGTCTTGCTGTTAGTCCGGTACCTTTAACTTACAAAATTCTTTATTTCGAATGCCTGTAGTGGTTAATACATGAATGACGGGGAACATGATAGGGTTGTTCATTTTACGGAATGTATCTAACCGATAGACGACTTCTTTTGGTTCTAAATCTCTGTTTAAGCGTTCACCTTTACGAACACTTGCTATTAGAAAAACATAGTCATCACTATGTATCGGTTCTTTATTTATTCTTCACCATACTAATTTTTAATAAATATATGAAACTTTCTAACTATTTTGCAATATAATCAAACCGTTTACAGCTTCCCTTCGTTTCCTTTGATAGTACCGTTAAAAAAATATGTATGAAATGGAGGGAGAATCATGAAGAAGACCGTGTTTCTATCAGCTTTACTGCTCTTTGTCATTACGGCTACCGGATTATCTACCTATGCAAAAATGGACCGAAAGACGGCGTCCCAGTCGACACCAAATTCCAGCCAAAGTGATTATGTCATCCGGGTGTACGGACCAGGCGGACCACTTGGACCGATCAAGGAAGCTGCTGAACATTTTTCAGCTGGAACGGGAATCAAGGTAGAAGTAACAGCCGGACCAGAGGGCAATTGGATCAGCCAGGCAAAGCAAGATGCAGATATTATTTTCGGTGGCTCCGAGTATATGCTGCAGGACTTCATCTTTACCCACCCCGAAATGATCGACACTAAATCACGTACGGAACTTTACCCGCGTGCTGCAGGAATATTGGTGAGGAAAGGAAATCCTAAGAAGATTGAAAGCCTGGAGGATTTAACGAAAAATGGAGTAAAAATACTCGATGTGAATGGGGCTGGCCAGCTTGGCCTGTGGGAAGACTTGGCAGGCAGAAAAGGGCTGATCGAAGGCATTTCCCAAAATATTAACCTTTCTGTAAAGTCGAGTGCCGAAGCCATTGAACGATGGAAATCGAATTCCAGCCTAGACGCCTGGATTACCTATGAATCGTGGCATTATCGGCTTAAGGATGTGACCGACTTGGTCGAACTGCCCGAAGAAGATAAACTCTATCGTGGAACGCCGATCGCCCTGACGAAAATCACCGATCAGAAAAAAGAGGCACAGCAATTTATTGATTATTTAAGAACGGAAGAATCACATCAAATCTTTCAAAAATGGGGCTGGAAGTAAGAGCGAGCATTAAATCTTAAAAACTGGGAGGAACATACATGAAAAAAGTAATTTTTACGCTCACGATACTTTCGATTATTTTTGTTTTGGCTGCCTGCGGAAAAAGCACTGAGGAAAAAACAGAGACGGATCAACCCGATCAAGCCCAAACGGAACAATCGGAGCAAGTCCCGGCTGACAGCCTTCAGCTTTTGGAGAATGAGAAAGCTGGAGAGTACCTGGCGGATCCACAGGGAAGGGCCCTGTATTACTTTAAAAAGGACGAAGTAGGAAAAAGCAATTGTAGCGGAGACTGCCTGGCAAACTGGCCGGCATTTACCCAGGAGGATTTCGCCGTCCCGGAAGGTTTTGACAAAAAGGATTTCGATACGATCAGAAGAGAAGACACAGGGGTGAAGCAGGTCACGTACAAAGGCTTTCCTCTCTATTATTTTGCAAAAGACCAGCAAAAAGGGGATGTAAACGGACAAGGAGTAAAAGATGTATGGTTTATCGTAAACAGCGAAACAGAATTTAAATAAGCTTGCCCAGGGAACGATCAGTCGCGGTCGTTCCCATCCTTAATTTTAATATAGTATAATGGCAATATATTTTTATCCATTAGCAGGGAGTGTCACATGAAAGAAAATTACGATGCGGAATTAATGAGATTGGTAAAAGAAAAACATGGTCACGCATTAGAGGAGCTTTATGATAGATACATAAAACTTGTTTACGGCTTCGTTATGAAGTTTTGTAATGGGAATGAGGATAAGACGAAAGAGATTATTCAGTTAGTCTTTTTGAGGTTATGGACAACAAACAGCCATTACGATCCCGCTCAAGGCAGCTTTGTAAATTGGCTCCTCACGATTACTCGCAATATTTGCATTGACTACCACCGTAAAGAGAAGAGGTATACGCAGCACTATCAAGAGGAACATGAAGAGATCGCCGACCTTGCCAATGCAAATGAGCGACGAGTAAATACAAATGAAATTGAGATGGCGAAAAACAAATTGCCGACGGCACAAAGAAAATTAATCGATTTGCTTTATTGGAAAGGGTATTCTCTTTCAGAGATCGCCAAACTCGAACAAGAGCCGCTCGGCACGATTAAAAGCAGGCTGCACCAAGCTCTTAAAGGATTGAGGAAGCATCTGAAATTGGAGGATATAAAATGAGAAGGGATTGCGACCATTTAATTCCATATATAGCAAATGAGCTCAAGGAGAGCGAATGCATGGCCTTTGTTGAACATTTAAAGAATTGTACGGAATGTAAGAAAGAATATCAGGAATTGTCCCAAGCCTGGAATGCTTTGCCATTTGATTATACAGAAATTGAGGTGCCTGAATCGTTAAAAGGCGAGGTGCTGGGGTTTATTTTTGATCACAAAACGAAAAGCGGTATGGAAACATCCAAGGCTAAGATGAGCAAGCTTACCATAATGCTCAAAAGCCATTTCACTCCAGTTTCAACCAGTATCGTGGCCGTCTTGTTGCTCGTCATTATTGGCCTTGGAATAGCGAATATACAGGAAAAAAATCGCCATGCTGAAAATATACCCATTGAGATTTTAACGTCCATTCCCTTAAAAGCAACCAATCAAAGCCACCCGGGAACAAACGGCATCGCATATATTGTCCAGCATGGATCAGAGAAAAATTTGGTGATACAAGTTAACGAATTACCCGGCGTCGAAGGTTCACAGGTTTACCAGGTTTGGCTGCTGAAAAACGGCATGAGGGAAAATAGTGGCATATTCAAGCCGGACGAAAACGGATCCGGAATACTGACCTACCAGCTCGCAAAAGGGCAGACTTTTGATCAAATCGGCATCACCGTCGAACCGGACGCCAACAGCAAGCAGCCAAGGGGAGAAAAAATAGCCGGCTCATAGAATCAAACATTTTTATAAGTCGACATTTAAAGTGGTCAAAAAGAGGATAACGTACATTAATAAGTCTATTGATTTTGGTGGACTACTAATATTGACTCCTCTAACCATTTTTATTCTCTGTGGTGAAGCGCTGATTTTGCGCTTCATGGATGGCTAACGGATGCAATAGTTGAAGAAGGAACAATAAAGTAATCAAGCTTTTTTATGAAAATGAATACTAAATCAGAACGTAAGAATCCATTTTGAACAATCTGTTGTAAAATGGATTCTTATATTTTATGGTTAAATAAGGGGTAAATAGGAACTTTTAAATTTAGTTATTTTCAACATATGTTTTTAAATCTCTTCAATTATATATAATCTCCAAACAACTTCGGTTTCCAACGATGAATAGCATGATTTTCTCTTGCGAATACATTCTCTTAATAGAATTCCGTAGTTTCTGTCCCAAAGATCTCATAATGTCATAGTAACGCAAATAACCTGAATTATATGGAAGGCCCGAAATCCTTGAAGCATAAGGATTTCGGGCCTTTTGGCTCACCTATTCAAGTTATAGAAAGAAGGATTAACGCAAAAGCGACTGAGATTTGTCAAACAAGAAGGAATAAATGAAATTAAAGTTGTTTTATAACGAGTTGAAGATGAATAAGGGGGTTATAAATAAACTTATGAAACAAATATGAGTGTTGACTCTGGAAGGGATTAACTCTCTTATTGTAGAACTTATTAATGGGGAAATAGTTAGTGAAGAAGCAAGTGTGGTATTTCATATTGGGGCTAATCGTAATAATCTTAAGCATACCTTTAGGATATTACTCAATTAATGTAGTGTATTCTAATGAAAACTTAACTGGAGAATATGTTCCTATATTAAATGGGTTCATACCTTCATTTATGTTAATTAGTACTTTAATATTTAGCGTTGGATTATTAAATATCTTGAGAGATAAATATTAGTTTGTGAAGAGTTGTACTTATACTAACGCGGCAGGTTAGTTGAACAAGGATAGTTAAATAAATTATCTTTATTGATATAATCACTACATTAAGAGTGGTAGGATATAGAAAAAATGAATGGGGAATTATAATATGGAAAATTTTAGCGGTGTTGAACTGAAGCATTTTTCAAGTGAGCATATGATAGTATTGAACTCTTTTGTACTTACAGAAGAACAAAAACAATTTTCTGCATTACCAAACAAATTTGGGGAAGTTACAGAAGGACAGTATCGTATTGTTATTTTAAGTGATAAAACACCTGTTGGTTTCTTTCTTCTAAATTCAAATGAACGAGTTAAGAAATACTCCACTAATCTGAACGCTTTGTTATTAACTGCACTATCAATTAATAATACAGAGCAAAGAAAAGGCTACGCTAAACAAGGGATGTCATTACTGATTGAGTTTGTTAAATCTGAATTCCCTGAATGTGATGAAATTGTATTAGTAGTAGATATAGATAATATTCCAGCTCAAAAACTATATTTAAAAGTAGGATTTGAAGATACAAATGAGAGACAAATAGGACGTATCGGCGAAGAAATTATCATGAGACTATCAATAAAATAATGTATAAGACCATAACTAAAAATAACTGCATTTGAACCAAATTTATCCATTATACATATAGAAAAACGGTTAGCTAATTACCATAAATTTTAAATAAAGATTGATTAAAATGGATTCATTCGTTGTGATTTAGTCTGCATTATATGAGAATTAAAAGGTCATTAAATACTAGGTAATACTTTCCTTTTAGAAACGTGTTCGCCAACTTAATTAATTGTGCATCCATCGTCCCCAAATAGTACAATTCTTTAAGGAAAAGATAAATGTTCTAATTCAACTAACGGGTGCGTTGATCCAAAAAGGATTAATGCACTATTTTTTGAAGTTCTTTTTGAGCTAACGCAGCAGTTTAGTTGAAGAATCTTTATTAGCTCATATTCAACAATCGGACCATTTTCTTGAATAAGAGAAGGGATTATTCGTAAGTAAATCGAAGTTAATCAGAAGATGTTATTTAGTTTAGCATCCGGACGTATATACAACATTAAGGAGGAAATCGATTATGAGCAATACACAGACATTAAGAGGACTCACCACAGTCAGTTTTTGGACGGATGATCTAGTAGCGGCAAAGAGGTGGTACGCTGAGCTATTGAGCATCGAACCATACTTCGAACGTCCAGGATATGCCGAGTTTCGCCTCGGCGACTACCAGCATGAGCTGGGCTTAATCGATAGCCGCTACGCGCCCGAGAGTTCAGCGACCGGACCGGCAGGTGCTGTAGTGTACTGGCACGTCGACGATGTAACAGCAATTTTCAAGAAGCTGCTGTCTATGGGAGCGAAAGAGTACGAGGCACCCAAAGAGCGCGGCGAGGGGTTCATCACTGCTTCCGTGGTCGATCCCTTTGGAAACATCCTAGGCATTATGTATAATCAGCACTATTTGGAGGTTCTGGGTTCGACCAGAAAAGGATGACCCTCAATGTCAGTTTTCAAAGTTCACCGCGGCTTGGCAAGTTGTACTGTGGTGAGTACCAATTATCTGTGCAGCGGCAGCTGTTTCGATTTATGTTATGCTTACCCCAACGGTATTCAACTACTATTCTGGAGAAAAAAAGCACAAGAAATATGAAAAGTTGAAAAGGCTTAAGAGATAATATTAGTAAAAGACGGGTGCTTTAGTTAAACAAGACCATCAGTTTGATGGTCTATTTCTTTATCCAAAACATCAAGTAGATCTAAGAAATCCATTGTGAAATGTTACACTTAAACTAACGCAGCAGGTTAGTTCAAGAAGGAAAACAATTAAGTTGTGGAGAATACATAATAAAATAAACTAAAAAAGGAAAGATTTATGAGAATACTTATATTAGGAGCAACTGGCTTTTTGGGCTCGAATTTATTCCAACTGGCTACAGAGAACAAAAATCTAACAGTGTTTGGCACCTCACGTTTTCAACATGAGAACTCTAATATTATGCAAGTAGATGTTACAAACAAACAATCAATAAGAAGTGCCATTAGAAAAATAAATCCAGAAGTAGTTATATGGTCACTTATGAGTTCTGAAGAAGAAACCAAATTAATTAATTTAGGGCTCGAAAATTTATTATCAGAAATAGAGAGTGCAACAAAACTTATATTTCTATCAACGGATGCGGTTTTTGTTGAAGGAATTGGTGGTTACAAAGAAACGGACCGAATTGGTACCTTGCCTAAAGAAGCAGCCCTAGCTGATTATGTGAACGGTAAATATACTGGAGAAAACCTAATTCTCAATAAACATCCAAATCACGTGATTCTTCGTACTGGCCCACTATATGGTAATAATGGGGATCAAGGTATTGAAAAACGAACCATACAAATAATCGAGAAAATAAAAGAGAATCAGTCATTTGATGCATGGACAAATGTGTATAAAACTTTTGTAAATGTTAATGATTTATCAAGTATGATTATTGAATTGACTAATATAAAATTTAAAGGAATTTTGCATGCTGGACCCATACATAAAGAAAGCTACTATACGTTTTATAAAAAGAGATTGGAACAACTTGGATGGAATAATAGTCTTCTCCGCCCAACTATAAAATCTAAAGAAGATGCCCCTTATCTATCTCTTGATACGTCTCTAAATACACAAAAAGCTCACCAATTGCTTAAAACCAATTTTCGCACAGTTTGACTAATTATTGATTTTTCTGAGATTGAAAGAACAAGGTGATTGTTATTCAACTAACATCGTGCTTTAGTAGAACAAGGCTAGTCAGGACATAGCTCTTATTGTTAATGTGGAGGGGTGAAACAAATGGATAACGGGTTTATTAAAATTAGAAAAGCAATTTTAAGCGATGCGGAAGGAATAGCTAAAGTACATGTCACCAGTTGGAAAACAACATATGCTAACATAGTTTCTGATGAATATTTAAGTAGTCTTTCGTATGAAAGCCGTGAAAAAATGTGGACCAACGCAATTCCGAATGGAGGTGTTTATGTAGCAGAAAGCCATCAGGGAATAATAGTAGGTTTTTCTAAAGGCGGTAAAGAAAGAAGCAGTAAATATAATGGGTACGATGGAGAGATATACGCTATCTATATCTTAAAAGAGTATCAAGGTAAAGGTATTGGAATAGCCCTTGTTAAACCAGTCATAGATGAAATTAAAGGAATGGGATTAAACTCTATGCTTGTTCTTGTCTTAAAAGATAATATTTCTCGTCTGTTTTATGAATCACTTGGAGGTAGAAAAATAGATACTGTTGAAGTGGAGATTGGAGGAAAGAAATTTTCCGAACTTGTATATGGTTGGGAAGATATTAGGAATATATTTTAATTATTCTTCTTCAACTAACGGGTGCTTTAGTTTAACAAGCTAAGCCAAAAATCTTTGGTTCAGATTCGGTACATAATATGTATATCCTTTTTCATCTAACGAATCAGGTTAGTAGAAGAAGGATTTTTTACTTACAATTTGAATATATATTGGTAAAGACTATTGATGGAGGGCTCTTTATGGCATTAGTTTCAATTTATACTATTGGTAGGCTTTACCACCCTTATGATCACCCTGCCTCTCGTGAATTTTTTCAAGTTGGAAATGAAGTATATCGTCAGGCAAATAGATCAGGACTAATAGAGGCTTTTTCACCTGAGGGAGTCACTATCTCTGAAGAAACCATAAAGGGTAATGGATATCCCATTCTTACACTAACAGTATGGAGAGACCTTCAATCCTTATATCGCTTTTCCTATTCAGGCAAGCATTTGCAAGCAGTACGAGATAGAAACAGATGGATTGAGACATATCCAGAAAAACATCTTTCATATGTAGTTTGGTGGACAGAAAAGGTAACGGATGTCTCTTGGGAGGAAGCATTCAAGAGATACAACTATTATATTCAGCATGGTTCCACACCTTTTGCATTTGATTTTAAGCATACATTTGATGAAAAAGGGGAGACGTTCTTGATTAGAACCACTTAAAGTAACGGTGTCCTTTAGTTTAACAAACTACGTTAACAATCTTTGTTTCACATCTGGAACATAATGCGTATTATCCTTGTTCAACTAACGAAGCAGGTTAGTTCAACAAGGTTTTTCATTTAAGTGGTAAAATATGTTTATAAGAAGGAGCTTTTTATAAAATGATATTAGCAATTTTTATAATACTAGCACTTGCAATTGTTTGTTTATCTTTATACCTAACTACAAGGAATAAGAAAAATAGAATAATAACTGGAATTGTCTTGACATTATCGGTTTTAACGTATCCGTTATCTTTACCTTTGTTACATGAAACTAAAGTGCTTCAAGGATTAGAAGGAACAGCAACTTTAATGCTTTTTTATTTTATAATATTGTTAGGTGGAATTATCACAATCATTGCAGGTCTTTTCACAAAAATGAAATTAAGTGAAAGTAATAAATAAAACTCTTAGTAAACTGAACTGCCCCGTAAATGTTAGACACTAAACTAACATTTGCGGGGTGTTTTTTATGGCTAGATTTACAGCCGAAGAAAAAATCAAAATGGTATTGCGTTATTTAGGAGGCAATGAAAGTTATCAGGAAATAGGAAGGGACTTAAAAGTCAGTAAAGTTGTGATGCGAGGATGGGTAAGACTTTATGAACATCAAGGTGCAGAGGCATTCTGTCAACCCTATACAACTTATACGCAACAGTTTAAACTAGATGTACTGAGTTATATGAACGAAATGGGTACATCCTCTCTTGAGACGGCCGCAATTTTTAATATTTCGTCAGCTGGTCTGATTAGAAAGTGGCGAAGAGCGTTTGAAATTGGTGGAATCGATGCCCTAAAACCAAAGAAAAAGGGGCGTCCATCCATGAAAAAGGAAACCAAATCGAATGACAAAAAAACATCTCCAGTTGAAGGATCTATGGAAGCTCTACGAGCTGAAAATGAACGTTTGCGTATGGAGAATGCCTACTTAAAAAAGTTGAACGCTTTAGTTCAGGAAAAGGAAAAATTACAAACAAAATCAAAGCGCAAGTAATTTTTGAACTAAAGGCTGAATTTGATGTCGTGGAATTAGTTAAAGTCGCAGACATTCCACGTAGTACTTATTATTACTGGGAAAAACGATTACAGCGTGAAGATAAATACGCGAAGGAAAAAGAAGCGATTGAAGCCATTTATCATGAACATAAAGGACGTTATGGCTATCGTCGCATCGCCAAAGAATTAAAGAAAATAAACATTTTTCATGATCCAAAGACGATCAACCGATTGATGAACGAAATGGGTTTAAAATGCGAAGTAAGGATAAAGAAGTATCGTTCTTATCGTGGAAAAGTCGGTAAAATCGCACCGAATTTACTAAACCGTGATTTCCATGCAGGAAAGATAAATGAAAAATGGGTAACGGACGTAACGGAGTTTCATTTATTTGGTGAGAAACGTTATTTATCACCTGTTTTAGATTTATGTAATGGCGAAATCATTGCTTACAAGATAATGAACCGTCCAGTTTATCAACTTGTGGGTGATATGTTAGAAGAGGCGATCGGAAATTTAAATCCAGGAAATGAAGTCATTCTACATTCCGATCAAGGCTGGCATTATCAAATGAAGAAGTATCAGAAGACATTAGAGAAACACAATATAAAGCAAAGTATGTCCCGTAAGGGTAATTGTTTAGATAACGCAGTTATTGAGAACTTCTTTGGCTTATTAAAGTCTGAGCTTCTTTATCTACAAGAGTTTGAGAGTATGGAACATTTTGAACGTGAACTACATGAATATATCGAGTATTACAACCATAAACGAATGAAGGCAAAATTAAAAGACCTAAGTCCAGTAGAATACCGAACTCAGGTCTTAGAAGCTGCTTAAACTATTTGTCTAACTTTATTGGGTCAGATCAAACTAACGGGTGCTTTAGTTAAACAAGACCATCATTTCGATGGTCTATTTTTATACCCAGAACATCAAGTATATTTCGGCAATCCGGTGTGAAATGTTACACTTAAAATAACGCAGCAGGTTAGTTAAATACATTAGAACTTTACGCTGATGACTAAGGTCTGACATATGAAGAAAGTCTGGCAGAAAAACAATATAAAGGAGGGAATACTATGTCCAATAACGGAAACCAAAGAAGAATAATTTTAGATTTAGCGGTTACTTTAGATGGATTTATTGAAGGGAAAAATGGGGAAGTTGACTGGTGCATCATGGACTCTGATATGGGGTTCATTAATTTCTTAAATCAGATTGATACTATTTTATATGGAAGAAAAAGCTATGATTTATGGGGACAATACACTCCAGAGAATGAGGTTTCTAATACTGAAAAAGAAATTTGGAAATCAGTTCATAGTAAAGGGAAATATGTATTTTCTAGAACGCAAAAAAAGACTGATAATAAAGCAATATTTATAAATGATAATATTTTTGAAGAGGTAAATAAATTAAAGAATGGGCCAGGGAAAGACATCTGGCTGTATGGAGGAGCGAGTCTTATTACGACTTTTATAAATTTAGGGCTTATTGATGAATTTAGATTATCCGTTCATCCCGTAATTTTGGGAGAAGGAAACCCCTTATTCATTGACATAAAACAGAGGTTGAATCTAATACTGGTAAATACAAAAACGTTTTCCTCTGGAGTTGTTCAACTCTGCTATCATCGTAATGAGAAGTAATTATAAGCATATTATGCATAATTCAAGGAACCATTCTTGCACAGTTAACGGGTGCTTTAGTTAAATAAGACCATCATTTCGATGGTCTTTTTTTATACTCAGAACATCAAGTAGATGTAGTCAATCCAGTGTGAAATGTTACACTTAAACTAACGCAGCAGTTTAGTTGAATTAGGATTAATTAAAAGAGATATTAAAATGAGATACAAACTTTAGAGTCCACTCAAGAAGAAGGATACTTTACGTAAGAAGTATCATCGTATCTTAAAAAAGTTGTAAATAGGAAGTATATAAATTAGGAAGCAGTAAAATAAAAATACTCCCTGTATTTCATATCTACACTTGTAAAAGCAGGTGATTCTGTTAATTGTTTGTAGTGATTTCAATCTTTTTTATATGAATATCTTCCGTTCCGGCATCTAATGCAGTCCTGTAATATAAGCATTTATGCTCGATGACTTCCATTGTTTTTTTTAGTTCTTCCATTTGTGCTTCTACAATCGCTTTTCGTTCTAAAAACATGTTAGATCTTTGTTGCAATGTAGAATCCCCATCAGAACACCAATCAATGAATTGTTTAATTTCCTTAATAGGCATTCCTGTGGCTTTTAAACATTCAATTATTTTTAAGGCGTCAATATCGGATTCTTTAAAAACTCTAATTCCGCTAGGTGTACGTTCTACAAAAGGCATAAGTCCCTCTTTGTCGTAGTAACGCAAGGTATATACTGTAAGATTCAGTTCGTTTGCAACTTCACTAATAGAATAGGTCTTCATCATTAATCTCCTTTTTATAGATAGACTTCGAGTTAACTATAGGTTATGTGGGCATCTTATCATGGTATATGCGGGATGTCAAAGACACCATATAGGGAAGTAGAAAATTATATTAATCACTTGACCTAGAGTTAACTATAGGAATTAACATAGTGTTGCAAGGGAAATTGGGCTGGGAAAAATGAATGAATAGAACATTATTATTCATTATGTATTAATAACCAGTACAAGCACATTCTCTTGGTTAATATAAAATTCGTAGGAGGTTTTACTTATGATAACTGCTAAAGCGCGAGCTGTTGACGGTCCGGACAAACCCTTTAGAGCGGCTGAAATTCAACGACGTGATCTTGATTTGCATGATGTTCTGATCGAAATTAGATATGCAGGCATATGCCATTCCGACATCCATACTGCTCATGGTGAATGGGGCCCAGTAAACTATCCACTCGTACCTGTACATGAGATTGCCGGAATCGTCACAGATATTGGTGCAGAGGTCACAAAGTACAAGGTTGGTGACCGGGTAGGGGTCGGATGTATGGTTGACTCCTGTGGTAAATGTGAGAACTGCAAAAAAGGAGAAGAACAATACTGTCTCAAAGGAAATATCCAAACATACGCGGGTGTTGATAAATACGGTGAACCTACTCAAGGGGGATATTCTACACACATTGTTGTACAGGAAGATTTTGTGCTCAGAATTCCTGATAGTATTAAACTAGACGCTGCAGCTCCATTACTTTGTGCAGGTATTACGACATATTCACCGCTAAATCACTGGGGGGCTGGTCCAGGTAAAAAAGTAGCGGTTGTTGGTTTGGGCGGTCTTGGCCATATGGCTGTTCAAATTGCACATGCTATGGGTGCAGAGGTCACTGTGCTTTCTCAGACAATGAAGAAAAAAGACGATGGTCTGAAATTAGGTGCTGACAGTTACTATGCAACAAGTGAGCCAGAAACATTCGAGAAACTTTCTGGAACCTTTGACTTAATTATTAATACTGTTAGTGCAAAGATTAACTTGGATGCTTATTTAGGACTGCTAAATCTTGATGGCACGTTAGTAAACGTGGGTGCTCCTGCTGAACCGTTGTCACTAAGCGTCATTAACTTAATCGGTCATCGTCGTTCCTTTGCTGGTTCGATGATCGGAGGAATCCGCGAGACTCAGGAAATGTTAGACTTCTGTGCAAAGCATAACATTATTCCTCAAATTGAGGTTATTTTGGCCGATCAAATCGACGACGCATACGAACGCGTATTAGCTTCCGATGTGAAGTATCGATTCGTTATTGACATTAGCACAATGTAATTTGCGTAAATTAATAATTTTTCTTTATAC encodes:
- a CDS encoding extracellular solute-binding protein codes for the protein MKKTVFLSALLLFVITATGLSTYAKMDRKTASQSTPNSSQSDYVIRVYGPGGPLGPIKEAAEHFSAGTGIKVEVTAGPEGNWISQAKQDADIIFGGSEYMLQDFIFTHPEMIDTKSRTELYPRAAGILVRKGNPKKIESLEDLTKNGVKILDVNGAGQLGLWEDLAGRKGLIEGISQNINLSVKSSAEAIERWKSNSSLDAWITYESWHYRLKDVTDLVELPEEDKLYRGTPIALTKITDQKKEAQQFIDYLRTEESHQIFQKWGWK
- a CDS encoding RNA polymerase sigma factor, with protein sequence MKENYDAELMRLVKEKHGHALEELYDRYIKLVYGFVMKFCNGNEDKTKEIIQLVFLRLWTTNSHYDPAQGSFVNWLLTITRNICIDYHRKEKRYTQHYQEEHEEIADLANANERRVNTNEIEMAKNKLPTAQRKLIDLLYWKGYSLSEIAKLEQEPLGTIKSRLHQALKGLRKHLKLEDIK
- a CDS encoding anti-sigma factor, whose product is MRRDCDHLIPYIANELKESECMAFVEHLKNCTECKKEYQELSQAWNALPFDYTEIEVPESLKGEVLGFIFDHKTKSGMETSKAKMSKLTIMLKSHFTPVSTSIVAVLLLVIIGLGIANIQEKNRHAENIPIEILTSIPLKATNQSHPGTNGIAYIVQHGSEKNLVIQVNELPGVEGSQVYQVWLLKNGMRENSGIFKPDENGSGILTYQLAKGQTFDQIGITVEPDANSKQPRGEKIAGS
- a CDS encoding glycosyl transferase, yielding MKKQVWYFILGLIVIILSIPLGYYSINVVYSNENLTGEYVPILNGFIPSFMLISTLIFSVGLLNILRDKY
- a CDS encoding GNAT family N-acetyltransferase — encoded protein: MENFSGVELKHFSSEHMIVLNSFVLTEEQKQFSALPNKFGEVTEGQYRIVILSDKTPVGFFLLNSNERVKKYSTNLNALLLTALSINNTEQRKGYAKQGMSLLIEFVKSEFPECDEIVLVVDIDNIPAQKLYLKVGFEDTNERQIGRIGEEIIMRLSIK
- a CDS encoding VOC family protein; translated protein: MSNTQTLRGLTTVSFWTDDLVAAKRWYAELLSIEPYFERPGYAEFRLGDYQHELGLIDSRYAPESSATGPAGAVVYWHVDDVTAIFKKLLSMGAKEYEAPKERGEGFITASVVDPFGNILGIMYNQHYLEVLGSTRKG
- a CDS encoding sugar nucleotide-binding protein, with the translated sequence MRILILGATGFLGSNLFQLATENKNLTVFGTSRFQHENSNIMQVDVTNKQSIRSAIRKINPEVVIWSLMSSEEETKLINLGLENLLSEIESATKLIFLSTDAVFVEGIGGYKETDRIGTLPKEAALADYVNGKYTGENLILNKHPNHVILRTGPLYGNNGDQGIEKRTIQIIEKIKENQSFDAWTNVYKTFVNVNDLSSMIIELTNIKFKGILHAGPIHKESYYTFYKKRLEQLGWNNSLLRPTIKSKEDAPYLSLDTSLNTQKAHQLLKTNFRTV
- a CDS encoding GNAT family N-acetyltransferase; the encoded protein is MDNGFIKIRKAILSDAEGIAKVHVTSWKTTYANIVSDEYLSSLSYESREKMWTNAIPNGGVYVAESHQGIIVGFSKGGKERSSKYNGYDGEIYAIYILKEYQGKGIGIALVKPVIDEIKGMGLNSMLVLVLKDNISRLFYESLGGRKIDTVEVEIGGKKFSELVYGWEDIRNIF
- a CDS encoding DUF3291 domain-containing protein is translated as MALVSIYTIGRLYHPYDHPASREFFQVGNEVYRQANRSGLIEAFSPEGVTISEETIKGNGYPILTLTVWRDLQSLYRFSYSGKHLQAVRDRNRWIETYPEKHLSYVVWWTEKVTDVSWEEAFKRYNYYIQHGSTPFAFDFKHTFDEKGETFLIRTT